Below is a genomic region from Effusibacillus pohliae DSM 22757.
ATATGAACTGGAAGAAACGGAAAGCAACCGCATCGTCGGGCAGGTGATCGGAGCGGCAGTGCTCGTGCTGGTGACGTATGTGTCCTTCCACTCTTCGCACCCGCTGGCCGAACGCTTCCAACAGATCGCGAAAACGGTGATGACGCAGGAAACCGATTTTTCGGCTCTGTCCAACTGGATGGCGGCCCATCTCGGCGACGCGAGGCTGGCGCTGCCGGTGTCGGTGCCAGGTGCCAAAACGGTCGGCGAAGATCTCAACTACGTGGCGCCGCTTGCCAGCTTTAAGCTGATCAGCGGTTTTGACGCAAGCAAGCAGCCGGGCGTGATTCTGCAGACCGCCGCCGGTTCGGAAGTGAAAACGGTCGCCAAAGGCAAAGTCAAAGCGTATGACAAGAATGAGCAGTACGGGATATATGTGATTGTCGATCACGGCGATGCGGCGGGGGAAACGCTGTACGGGCACCTCGAGTCGGTCTCGGTGAAACCGGGTGATTGGTTGTATACGGGTCAGGTGATCGGAACCACCGGCAAAAAAGACCCGTCCGATTTGTACTTCGCCCATTTTGTCAAAAACAAGCCGGTCGATCCGCAGGACATTTTGGCGCGAGTGGGGCGGTGATCGTGGAAAAACGGCCGGTGAAGGGGATGAAATGGAAGCTTCATCCTCTTTTTGTTCTGCTGCTGGTTGCTTCCGCCTGGACTCCCTATTTCCGGGAGATACTGCTGCTGTTTGGCACCGTGCTGCTGCACGAATTGGGGCATGTGACCGCCGCCCTGTTTTACGGGTACCGGGTGAAGGAACTGGAACTGCTGCCGTTTGGCGGGGTTGCCCGACTGGAACACGGATCGATGGGATGGCGGCCGCGGCACGAAACGATCATCGCGATCGCCGGGCCGTTTGTCAATTTTCTGCTACTGATGCTGGCCATCTCTTTGCACGGATCCGATTTGCTGCCGGACGAGGTTGCGGCCGATTTGATCGAAATCAATCTGTCACTTGCATTTTTCAATCTGCTGCCTGCGCTACCGCTCGACGGAGGCCGGATTTTGCGGGCGGCGTATGCACGCTCCCTCGGATTTCAGAGGGCGACGGGGGTGGCGATCGGTATGGCGTTTCTGCTTTCAACCGTTTTGATGGCTGCCGGGTTGTTGGCGTTGTTGGCCGGGTTTGTGCAAGTGGGGATGGTCACGCTCGGCGTGTTTTTGTTCGTCTCCGCTTGGCAGTTGCGCCGTCAGATGTACTATGATACAGTCCGGTTTCTCGATACGAAACGGCGGCAACGATTCGATCGCCCGCTGCCTGTCCGCTCACTCGCCGCCGCGGCCGACACTCCCTTGATGCAGGTGCTCACGCAGTTTGCGCCGGATGCTTACCACGTGGTGTACGTGCGGGATGAAAAGCGGCAAACGCTGCGCATCCTGATCGAGGAAGAGCTGCTGGACGCCGCCATGAAACCGGGTGGAGTCCGCATGCCGCTCGGCCGATTGTTTGCTGAACCGTGAACGCGGGCGGCTCCGGCCCCTTGCCAGAATCACGGAAAATGTGTTACGGTTAACTATACAGGGTTTTCCGGATCTCGAGGAGGGAAGTCGGAATGGCCAGTTTATGTGCGGCTTGTGAATTGAGGGAATATGATCTGTTTCGGGGTGTCGAACAAACGGAACTGGAGCAGCTTGGAAAAGGCAGTCAACCGACTGTTGTGCCGAAGCGAAATTATATTTTTACGCCGGATGAGCCAAGTAACTCGGTGTATCTCTTAAAAAGCGGCCGCGTACGGATTTCCCGGCTGTCCGACACGGGCAAGCATTTCACGCTGGTGATCCTGGAGCCGGGGGCGATTTTCGGCGAGAGCGCCATCTTCGGCGATCAACCGCGCAAGTATTATGCGGAAGCGCTCGACGATGCCCATATCTGCAAAATCGACAAGCTCGAATTCGAAAAAATCATCGCGCGCAATCCGATGGTTTCGCTGCGGCTGGCGCAAATCGTCGAGCGGCGGCTGGAAGAAGCGCAGGAACAAATGGAGAATCTCGTGTTCTACGACGTGCAAACGCGGCTCGCCCGGCTTCTGTTGAAGCTGGCCGATCTGCACGGCGAGCGGGTTCCGGGCGGCGTCAAAATCGGCATCCGGCTGACACACGAGGATCTCGCCAGCCTGATCGGATCGACGCGGGAGACGACCAGCAAAATTTTGAATGAGTTCAAGGCGGCCGGACACATTGCGGTGGTTAAACGGCACATTGTCTTGCTCGACCAAAAAGCGCTTGCCGATATGCAATAAACAATAGAAGCAGGGAGATCGCAGACATTCGCGGATTGGGTGTCTGCGTTTTTTTATACTTGCGGCAAGGGGCGCTTCCCCGACAGTGAAGCAAGCAGGAATTTCAGACGATTTCAACGAATTATTGACGCAAATCGGGACGCGGGATGTTTCCTGAGGGAGGGAGAGGTATGCAGGAACTGCATTTTCAGAAGCGGCTGCCGGAGGATCAGGTGCGGGCCGCCATCCTGCTGGTGCATGGAGCGGGGGAGCACAGCGGCCGTTACCAGCATGTCATCGACTGGTTTGGCGAGCGGCAGCTGGCGGTGTTTGCCGGCGATCTGCCGGGGTTCGGCCGGTCGCCGGGCAGGCGGGGCCACATTGCGGCATTTGCCGAGTATGTGGAGACGGTTCGCGGTTGGCTGACGGAAGCGAAACAGTCAGTTGGCGAGGCGCCGATTTTTGTACTGGGGCATTCGATGGGTGGACTGGTCACGGTGCGGTTGCTGCAGCAGACCGACGCGAGCGGGCTACCGCTTCATGGAGTGATTCTGACGTCGCCCTGCCTGCGGCTGAAAATGCAGGTTCCTGCCTGGAAACGAAAGATGGCGAGCGTCCTCAATCGGCTCGTGCCCGGTTTTCGCCTGCCGAACGGGATTGCACCGGCGGACGTTTCCCGTTCCCCCCAGATCGTGCAAAGCTATGCGGCAGATCCGTATAACGAGCGGCGTGTTTCCGTCCGCTGGTATAACGAATTGCAAGATGCCATGCAGTCAGCGTCGGTCGAAGCGGGAAAAATCCGGCATCCGCTGCTGCTATTGCAGGCGGGTGCGGACCGGCTGGTAGATCCGGAGGCGGCGATTCCGTTTTTTGAAAAATTGGCCTCACGGGATAAACAATTCAAGATCTACCCCGGCTGCTACCACGAACTGTTGAATGAACCGGAAAGGGAACAGGTGTTGGCCGACATCCTCGAGTGGATCGACACCAGGATCTAGCGATATTGTTTCCCGCCCGTCCGGCCGGAAAACATTTCCGGGGCAGCTTCATACACTGCAAAGAGACGCCTTTGCAAAAGGGGGCTGTTCCATGTCGACCTATATCTGGATTGCAGCGGTGAGCGGCTTGATCTTGCATCTGCTGCTCTCGACCGCCCGCATCTACCGCAGGCTGATTTTCGAACTGTTGCCGCAGGCGGCTGAGGAGCACCGGCATACCATGCAGTTCGACCTGATTGGCTCATTGATTGAGAGGCGGCTGTGGCGGCTCGCATTGGTGCTGCCGATCGCTTTCCTATGCACGTTTGTCTTGCTGCCGTACGATTTGCTGAAAGGGTGGCATTGGATCGAAGTGCGGATTTTGCGCCTGTTGGAAAGGCGCACGTCATAGTCCCATCCAGAGGTGGCGCGGTTCACCAACAGGGGCAGTCGGTGCAGGCCGGCTGACCATTTTTTTGCGATTGACAAGCAGGCGCGGCAGGGGTAGATTGGGTATCGTTCAGGAGGTTAGGCGGAAGGGGAATAGCCATGTCGTTTGTGTCGCGCTTCAGTGTAAAAAATCAGGTTGCAATCCTGATCCTGGTTGTTCTGGTCACGTTTGGCGGGGTCTACTCGGCCACCAGGTTCAAGCAAGAATCGATGCCGGATATTTCGATCCCTTACCTGTTTGTGACAACCGTATATGCTGGGGCGACGCCGCCAGAGGTGTTGCACCAGGTGACGCTGCCGCTGGAGAACGCATTGAAGAACGTCGAAGGTGTGAAGGCGATCAGTTCCAGTTCGGCCAACAATATCGCTGCGATTACGCTCGAATTCCCGTTTAGTGTGAACATTGCCGAGGCCAAGCGGAAAGTGGAAGAAGCGCTGAACAGCGTGCAACTCCCGTCGGACGCGGAAAAACCGAAGGTCACCAAAATTTCGTTCGACAGCGGCCCGATAATGTATACGGCTGTCTCGGCAAAAGAAGGGACATCGGAATCGGAACTCCAGAACATCGTGAAAAATCAGATCGTGCCCGCCCTGCAGGGAATCGAAGGCGTCGGCAAGGTGGAGACGCTTGGCCTGCAAGCGGACAACGTGTATATCAAGCTGGATCCGGCCAGGATGGCCGAAAAGAAAGTGTCGTTTCAGCAAGTGAGCCAGGTGCTGCAGGCGATGAACCTGACGATTCCGCTGGGCGAAGCGACCTTTAATAAAGTCCGGGAACCGGTCCAACTGACCGGTCGCGTACAATCGCTTGACGAACTGAAAAATCTGTTGATCACCCCCACCCAGGTGAAACTGCAGGAGATCGCGGAAGTCAAAAAAGGGTCGGAGCAGCGCGACACCATCTCACACGTGCAAGGACATCCGAGCATTGCGATCAACGTGGTGAAAAACAGCGACGCGAACACGGTGGAAGTGTCCGAACGCGTGATGGAGCAGTTGCAGAAATATACGAAAGACAGCAGCAAAGTGCAGCTGGACGTGATTTACGACGCATCGAATGATGTGAAAAAATCGGTCGCCGGCATGGCGCGGGAAGGGCTGTTGGGAGCGCTGTTTGCCTCGCTCCTGATTCTCTTGTTCCTGCGCAACCCGCGGGCGACAGTGATTGCGATCGTCTCGATTCCGCTGTCGATTTTTGTGGCGATGTCGCTGCTCAAATATTTTACCAACATCACGCTGAACATCATGACGCTCGGCGGGATAGCGGTCGCTGTTGGGCGGGTGGTGGACGACAGCAT
It encodes:
- a CDS encoding M23 family metallopeptidase, with translation MKQSPSWDEQETQFPPPSHPVFQNLREQDERTGYRRPSFSPYRFAGRRWGTPDRPRFSRWDGPWSDRAYREYELEETESNRIVGQVIGAAVLVLVTYVSFHSSHPLAERFQQIAKTVMTQETDFSALSNWMAAHLGDARLALPVSVPGAKTVGEDLNYVAPLASFKLISGFDASKQPGVILQTAAGSEVKTVAKGKVKAYDKNEQYGIYVIVDHGDAAGETLYGHLESVSVKPGDWLYTGQVIGTTGKKDPSDLYFAHFVKNKPVDPQDILARVGR
- a CDS encoding Crp/Fnr family transcriptional regulator, translated to MASLCAACELREYDLFRGVEQTELEQLGKGSQPTVVPKRNYIFTPDEPSNSVYLLKSGRVRISRLSDTGKHFTLVILEPGAIFGESAIFGDQPRKYYAEALDDAHICKIDKLEFEKIIARNPMVSLRLAQIVERRLEEAQEQMENLVFYDVQTRLARLLLKLADLHGERVPGGVKIGIRLTHEDLASLIGSTRETTSKILNEFKAAGHIAVVKRHIVLLDQKALADMQ
- a CDS encoding M50 family metallopeptidase; its protein translation is MEKRPVKGMKWKLHPLFVLLLVASAWTPYFREILLLFGTVLLHELGHVTAALFYGYRVKELELLPFGGVARLEHGSMGWRPRHETIIAIAGPFVNFLLLMLAISLHGSDLLPDEVAADLIEINLSLAFFNLLPALPLDGGRILRAAYARSLGFQRATGVAIGMAFLLSTVLMAAGLLALLAGFVQVGMVTLGVFLFVSAWQLRRQMYYDTVRFLDTKRRQRFDRPLPVRSLAAAADTPLMQVLTQFAPDAYHVVYVRDEKRQTLRILIEEELLDAAMKPGGVRMPLGRLFAEP
- a CDS encoding alpha/beta hydrolase yields the protein MQELHFQKRLPEDQVRAAILLVHGAGEHSGRYQHVIDWFGERQLAVFAGDLPGFGRSPGRRGHIAAFAEYVETVRGWLTEAKQSVGEAPIFVLGHSMGGLVTVRLLQQTDASGLPLHGVILTSPCLRLKMQVPAWKRKMASVLNRLVPGFRLPNGIAPADVSRSPQIVQSYAADPYNERRVSVRWYNELQDAMQSASVEAGKIRHPLLLLQAGADRLVDPEAAIPFFEKLASRDKQFKIYPGCYHELLNEPEREQVLADILEWIDTRI